The Faecalibacter sp. LW9 genome has a segment encoding these proteins:
- a CDS encoding zinc-ribbon domain-containing protein, protein MIFIGGITEKAKKIAEGYFQCPICQQQRQYIHREYRNYVSLFFIPIIPINKTGEDVTCAYCKTAMPTHVLK, encoded by the coding sequence ATGATATTTATCGGCGGAATTACAGAAAAGGCTAAGAAAATTGCTGAAGGCTATTTTCAATGTCCAATTTGTCAGCAACAAAGACAATATATTCATCGTGAATATAGAAATTATGTTTCCTTATTTTTCATACCGATTATCCCAATTAATAAAACGGGAGAAGATGTGACTTGTGCTTATTGTAAAACTGCAATGCCTACACATGTATTAAAATAA